The Minwuia thermotolerans genomic sequence GGCGGAGGCGGCGGGCGCGGTCAATCCGGTGATCGAGGCGCAGACCGACGATCCGGTCTGGATCAGCTATACGGGCGGCACCACGGGCAAGCCCAAGGGCGGGCTGCGCACCCATCCCAGCTTCGTCGCCATGGCGACCTCGATTCTCGCCAGCTTCGAGTTCCCCGCCTGGACCAACTATCTGGCCGTCGCGCCGATCAGCCATGTGGGCGGCACCAAGCTGCCGGCGGTGCTGCACCTGGGCGGCAAGGTCACCTTCATGAAGGGTTTCGACCCGGAGGAGGTTCTGGCGACCATCGAGCGCGAGCGGATCACCATGAGCCTGCTGGTGCCGACCATGATCTACCTGCTGCTCGACCACCCGAGGCTGGAGAAGACGGACCTCTCCAGCCTCGAATACCTGCTCTATGGCGCTTCCCCCATGTCGCCGACGCGGCTGATGGAGGGGCTGGAGCGCATCGGTCCGGTCTTCGGCCAGCTCTACGGCCAGACAGAGGGCTACCCGATCTCGGTACTGCGCAAGGCCGATCACGACAGGAAGCGGCCCGACCTGTTCGCCTCCTGCGGCTTTCCCTGTCCCAACGTGCAGGTCCGACTGCTGGACGAGGACCTGAACGAGGTGGCCGATGGCGAGCCGGGCGAGATCTGTGTCCGTTCCGGGCAGGTGATGGACGAATACTGGAACCGCCCCGAACAGACCGCCGAGACCTTCGCCGGCGGCTGGCTGCACACCGGCGATATCGCCCGGGCCGACGAACAGGGCTACCTCTATATCGTCGACCGCAAGAAGGACATGATCGTCTCCGGCGGCTTCAACGTCTTCCCGCGCGAGATCGAGGACGTGCTGACCTCCCACCCGGACGTTGCCATGGCGGCCGTCATCGGCGTGCCCGACGAGAAATGGGGCGAGGCGGTGAAGGCGCTGATCGTGCCGAAGGCGGGCGTCAGGCCCGATCCGCAGGCGCTGATGCAACTGGTCAAGGAGCACAAGGGCGCGGTGCAGGCGCCGAAGTCGGTCGATTTCGTCGACGAGATCCCGGTCACGCCCATCGGCAAGCCCGACAAGAAGGCCATCCGCGCGAAATACTGGCCCGATTCCGGGCGCATGGTGGGGTAGGGCGCGGCATCCGATCCTCGGGCCAAACAGAAGCGGCGCCGGATCGCTCCGGCGCCGCTCCCGTTTCCGTCACCCTGCCAAAGCGTCAGCCGAGTGCGGCCTTCACCTTCTCCGGCGTGATCGGCAGGTCGCGCACCCGCGCCCCGGAGGCCGCGAAGATCGCGTTGGCGATCGCGGGGGCCGTGACCGTCACGCCCGGCTCGCCCGCACCGACCGGATAGTGGCCGGTGGACAGCACCGTGACGTCCAGTTCCGGCATGTCCTCCATGCGCAGCGGCGTGTAGGTGTCGAAGTTGTCCTGCTGAATGGCGCCGTTCTCCATGGTGGCCAGTTCCTTGGTGGCCAGCGAGACGCCCCAGAGAGCGCCGCCTTCCACCTGGGCCCTGACGCCGTCCGGGTTGACGGCGGTGCCGACGTCGATGACCAGGGTGAGTTTCTGGATGTCGAACTCGCCCGTGGACTTGTCGACAGCCACCTGCGCGGCGCAGGCCGTCCAGGTGGGCGTGGCGCGTTCCTGAGCGGAAACCGCCGCCAGCCCGACGCCGGTGCCTGACGGCATGCTGCCGCCATAGCCGGCCTTGTCGGCCGCCATCTGCAGAACGTTCGCCAGCCGCTTCGCGCCGCCCACCGACATGGGCGCCGTGCCGGCGTTCTTGCCGGTGGCGTCCAGCATGGCGAGCTTGAACTTCAGCGGGTCGATGCCGGCCTTGTGGGCCATCTCGTCCAGGAAGCACTCCACCGCCCAGAACGTCCAGCCCGGCGCCACCGAACGGAGCTGGCCGGCCGGCGTCGCCGCCTGGGCCAGTTCCGACTTGATGGTCCGCACCGTCTGGTTGGGGATGGTGTACCAGTGGTCGGAGCCGTTGATGGAGAACGGGTCGACCTTGCCCGATTTGTCGGCGGAATCGGCCAGGAAGGCCGGCGCCTGGCGGGCGGTGGCCCAGGCCGAGACGACCTGCTGCTCCATGCCGACCATCTTGCCGTCGCTGGCCCCACCACGCAGCACCTGGTGAGTGATGGTGCGGGTAAAGTCCATCAGGCTGTCGGCCTCGCGGCTGTAGATCAGCTTGACCGGCTTGCCCGCGGACTTCGCGGTCAGCGCCGCCACCACGATGTAGTCGGATTCCAGCCGGCGTCCGAAGCCGCCGCCCAGAAGATACTGATGCACGACCACCTGTGTCGGCTCGATCTGCAGCGCCGCCGGCACCAGACCCAGCGCCAGGGTCTGGAACTGGTTGCCGGTGTGGATGTGGTAGACGCCGTCCTTGACCTCGACCACCGCGTTCAGCGGCTCCAACGGCGCATGGATGTTGAGCTGCGTCGTGTAGGTCGCTTCGTGGGTGGTCTTGGCGCCCTTGATGGCCGCCACCGAGTCGCCGTCCATGACGAAGAGCTGCGCGCCCTTGCCGGACTTCTGCAGTTCCTCGGCTTCCTTCAGGATGTCCGCGGAGGAAACCTTCGCCGTCGGGCCCTCGTCATAGGCGACCTTGAGAGCGTCGCGGGCCTTGACCGCCTGCGGATAGGAATCCGCCAGCGCTACGACCCAGCCGGTGGTGGTCATGGTGGGATCCTCGATCACCACATGGCCCTGATAGCCGGCGACCTGCTTCGCCGCGCTCTCGTCGACCGAGGTCACCTTGGCGCCGTAGCGCACCGGCGGCACCTTCGGCGTGCCGTAGACCATGCCGTCGACGAAGACGTCGAGGCCGAACTGCGCCGAGCCGTTGGTCTTGGCCGGGATATCCAGGGCCGGCACCGACTGGTTCACATAGCGCCAGGTGTTGGGATCCTTGAGCTGGATGGCCTTGAGTTCTTCCTCCGAGAACTGCCTGGGCTCGACGCCCTGGCCGACCAGCGCGCCATAGCTGATCTTCCGGCCCGAGCCCGCGTGCACGACCATGCCGTCCTCTGTGGAAAGCTCCGAGGCCGGGACGCCGAACATCTTCGCCGCCGCCTCGACCAGGGCGATGCGGCCGGCGGCGCCGGCGCGCGACATCTGGTCGAAGGTCCAGTTGACCGACCACGAACCGCCGGTGACGAACAGGCCGTATTGCGGCGCGGTCGAGACGTAGCGGATCGAGACGTTCTCCCACGGCACGTCCAGTTCCTCGGCCAGCGCCTGCGCCAGCGGAGTGCCCACATGCTGGCCCATCTCGGCCTTGGTGATGTTGACGGTGACCTTGCCGTGGCTGTCCATGTCGAACCAGACGTTCGGCGCGAAACTTCCCTGCGCCATGGCCTCGCGGATACCCAGCGGGCCGCCCATCAGGGCGTAGCCCATGGTCAGCGTGCCGACGGCCATCGAGCCCACGAGAAAGCCGCGGCGCGAAAGGGCGATCTTTTCCTGTTTGGTCATTTCCGCCTCCCTCACGCCATGTCGGCCGCGGCGCGCGCCACGGCCTTCTTGATACGCGTGTAGGCCATGCAGCGGCACAGATTGCCGGTCATGGCGTTGACGATGTCGTCCTCGCTGGGATTCCTGTTCTCGGCGAGGAAGGCGGCGGCCGTCATGATCTGGCCCGACTGGCAATAGCCGCATTGCGGCGCCTGTTCGGCGATCCAGGCCTTCTGGACGGGATGCTGGCCGTTCGGGTCCAGGCCCTCGATGGTCGTGATCTCCACCCCCTCCGCAGCTTCGACCGGCGTGACGCAGCTCCGCGTCGCGACGCCGTCGATATGGACGGTGCAGGCGCCGCAGAGCCCCTTGCCGCAACCGAATTTCGTGCCCGTCATGCGCAGATGTTCCCGGATCACCCACAGCAAGGGGGTATCCGCGGGGACGTCGACCGATTTGGTCGCCCCGTTGATCTTGAGCGTGGTCATGTTACCTCCCGTTGAGCGCCCTTGTTTTTTCCGGCGCCTGCTTCTCTGTTGTTGGCAGGTGATTGTCGCGGGACTCGCCTTGGCGGCAGCTTGTTTCGACCCGTTAATCAATCTCCAATGGAAGAAATAGTGGGGGACGCTGCGTCATCCTGTCAAACCTTCATCGTTCCGTTTGCGTCCCGATCGTGCTCGCGCCGCTGTTCGTGATCGCCTTCGCGAGTCGGCCCGCCGCGGCCTGCGGCCATCCCGTCGCGGCCTACGAGGTCAGCGAGGGCGGTGTGATCGAGCGGCCGCTCTGCGGCCTGGCGGGCGACGCGGAGCGGGGCCGGGCGGTGGTCGCCGGCCGCCGCGGCAACTGCCTGGCCTGTCATGCCGCGCCCATCCCCGAGGAGCCGTTCCACGGCACCATCGGCCCGCCGCTGCATGGCGTCGGCGCCGTCTTCTCGGCCGGCGAACTGCGTCTCCGGCTGGTGGATTCGACCCGGGTCAACCGGGCGACGGTGATGCCGCCCTTCCATCGGGTCGAGGGGTTGCGCGGCGTCCGCCGCGACCGGGCCGGTCAACCCATATTGAGCGCGAGGGAGATCGAGGACGTGATAGCCTATCTGCTCACCCTGACGGAGGACGCGCCCGCCGATGAAACCCGGTGAGAGCAGAGAAACCGGCACGAGCCGGCGGCGCCTGCTGGGCTGGGCGGCCGGGTTGCTGACGCTCGGGAGCGCCCCGGCGGCGCTCGCCGAGAGTGTGCGCAACCGGCTGGCCCGCTTTCGCCAGACCTTTCCGACGCCGCCCGATCCCGACTATGCCGAGCGCATGGTCGCCCGCGTGCTGCGCGGCCGCGAGCCGGCGCCGGACCTGATCGAACTGGACCTGGGCGGCATCGCCGAGAACGGCGAATCGGTGCCGCTCGCCTTCGACGTGAACTGCGCGATGGAGGGCTCGGACTACCCGGCGGTGGTCCACATCTTCGTCATCGACAATCCCTTTCCCGAGGTCGCGCGCTACCGCTACGGGCCGTGGAACGGCAGCGCGCGGACCGAGATGCGCATGCGCATGCGCCAGAGCTCCGAGGTCGTCGTCGTCGCCGAGATGGCCGATGGCCGCGCCGGGCTGGTGCGCAAGCGCGTCGAAGTGCTGGCGGGGGCCTGCGGCTGATGGCGGGGACGGACCGGCGCATCCACGTGCCCGAGCGCGTCCGCCGCGGCGAGGTGTTCATGGTGCGCACCCTGGCGCGGCATCCGATGGAGCCGGGCGTGCGTTTCGACGCCGGCAACCTGATCGTGCATCCGCGCCACATCCTCCAGGCGGTCACGGCCTTCTACAACGGCGTCGAGGTCTTCAGCGCCGACTGGTTCAGCTCGGTCTCGGCCAACCCCTATCTCAGCTTTCACCTGAAGGCGGTGGACTCCGGCCTGATCGAGGTGATCTGGATTTCCGACTACAACGCACGCAGCAGCGCCAGCGCCCGGATCGAGGTGGTCTGAAGCCTTGGAATGGACCGATCAGGCCATCGTGCTCTCGACCCGCCGGCACGGCGAAACGTCGGCCATCGTCTCCCTGCTGACGCGGGAGCGGGGGCGTCATGCGGGGCTGTTGCGCGGCGCCGGCTCCAGGCGCCTTCGCGGCGTCGTCATGCCGGGCAACGAGGTCCGGGCGAGCTGGCGCGCCCGCATCGCCGATCATCTGGGGACGGTCCATGTGGAGCCCGCGATGTCCCGGGCCGGTTTCATCATGGACGACGCGGCGCGCCTGGCGGCGCTCTCCAGCGCCTGCGCCCTGCTCGACCAGGGCCTGATGGAGCGGGAGGCGCATCCGGCGCTCTACAACGCCACCGCCGTGCTGTTCGATGCGCTGGCTGCGGCGACCGATGACTGGGCGGAGGCCTATTTCGCCTGGGAACTGGGATTTCTGGCCGAACTCGGTTTCGGACTGGACCTGGAGAAGTGCGCCGGCGACGGGCGGCGGGAGAACCTTGGCTACGTCTCGCCGAAGTCCGGCCGCGCCGTCTCGCTCGAGGCGGGCGCGCCCTGGCGGGAGAAGCTGTTGCCCCTGCCGCGCTTTCTGGTGGGCGAAAGAGGCCGCCCGATTGCGAATCATCCCCGGACGGATCTCGCCGACGCCGCACAGCTCACCGGCCACTTCCTGGAGCGGCACGTCTTCAGCCATGAAAGCAAGGGGATGCCGGCTGTCAGAGGACGATTTGTGGAGATCCTGTTGCGTGAGATCACAACATCTGGTGATTTGAACCCATGACTGAACAGACCCCTCCAGAACGCGAGAACATCCAGCCCGTCCCCCTCGGCGAAGCGCTGAGCGAGCGCTATCTGGCCTACGCGCTCTCCACGATCGTCTCCCGTTCGCTGCCCGACGTGCGCGACGGGTTGAAACCGGTGCATCGGCGACTGCTCTATGCGATGCGGCTGCTGCGCCTCGACCCGGACGCCGGGTTCAAGAAGTGCGCGCGCATCGTCGGCGACGTGATGGGCAAGTTCCACCCGCATGGCGATTCGGCGATCTACGATGCGCTGGTCCGCCTGGCGCAGGACTTCGCGGTGCGCTATCCGCTGGTGGAGGGGCAGGGGAACTTCGGCAATGTCGACGGCGACAATGCCGCGGCCATGCGCTACACCGAAGCGCGGCTGACGGAGATCGCCGAGCGGCTGCTGGAGGGTATCGATGAGGACGCCGTCGACTTCCAGCCCACCTATGACGGTGAGGAATCCGAGCCGATCGTCCTGCCGTCGGCCTTTCCGAACCTGCTGGCCAACGGCGCCTCCGGCATCGCAGTGGGCATGGCCACCAACATCCCGCCCCACAACGCCACCGAGCTCTGCGAGGCGCTGGAACTGCTGATCCGCAAGCCCTCGGCCAGCGTCGCCGAACTGATGGAGCACGTGCCGGGACCGGACTTTCCCACCGGCGGCATCCTGACCGAGGACCGGGCGAGGATCGTCGAGGCCTACGAGACCGGCCGCGGCAGCCTGAGGCTCCGGGCGCGCTGGGAGAAGGAAGAGACCGGCCGCGGCGGCTACCAGATCGTGGTCCACGAACTGCCCTACCAGGTCCAGAAGGGCAAGCTGGTCGAGAAGATCGCTGGCCTGATCAACGACCGGAAGCTGCCGGCGCTGGCGGACGTGCGCGACGAATCGGCCGACGACGTGCGCCTGGTGCTGGAGCCCCGTGCGCGCACCGTCGATGCCGACGCGCTGATGGAGCAGCTGTTCCGTCAGACCGATCTGGAGGTCCGCTTCGGCCTCAACATGAACGTCCTCGACGCCACTCGCACGCCCCGGGTGATGTCGCTGAAGGAGGCGCTCGTCGCCTTCCTCGACCACCGCCACGTGGTGCTGGAACGCCGCACCCGGCACCGGCTGGCCAAGATCGCCGACCGTCTCGAGGTGCTGGGCGGCTATCTCGTCGCTTTCCTCAACCTGGACGAGGTGATCCGCATCATCCGCACCGAGGACCGGCCGAAAGAGGTCCTCATCAGCCGCTTCGAACTGACCGAGCGCCAGGCCCAGGCGATTCTGGACATGCGTCTGCGTCAGCTCCGCAAGCTGGAGGAGCTTGAGCTCCGCAAGGAACACGAGGCGCTGACCGCCGAGCAGGCCGATCTGGAGGCGCTGCTGGCCGACGAGAAGCGGCGCTGGAAGACGATCGCCGGCCAGATCCGCGAACTCCGGAAATGGCTGACGGAGCGCCCGGATCTGGGGCTGCGCCGCACCGGCTTCGCCGAAGCGCCGTCGGAGGAACTGGCGCAGGCGGCCGAGGAGATCCTGGTCGAGAAGGAGCCGATCACCGTGATCTGCTCCGAAAAGGGCTGGATCCGTGCGGCGCGCGGCCATATCGATCCCGGCAGCGAGCTCAAGTTCAAGGAAGGCGACCGCAGCCGTTTC encodes the following:
- a CDS encoding thiosulfate oxidation carrier protein SoxY, whose protein sequence is MKPGESRETGTSRRRLLGWAAGLLTLGSAPAALAESVRNRLARFRQTFPTPPDPDYAERMVARVLRGREPAPDLIELDLGGIAENGESVPLAFDVNCAMEGSDYPAVVHIFVIDNPFPEVARYRYGPWNGSARTEMRMRMRQSSEVVVVAEMADGRAGLVRKRVEVLAGACG
- a CDS encoding AMP-binding protein, whose protein sequence is MSDGLHTGMTSSEMVMRDFRRFGDRVAFDGYGGRYTYAQALDLVARYQAVFKRHGVKRRERISLLNANRAEAYLAGIAAQALGVCMTPLHTLGSYEDHRFTLEDAEIDYLFVDSENYMDRGRELTGGVGRLKQTFTLGLADYGVDLRAAAEAAGAVNPVIEAQTDDPVWISYTGGTTGKPKGGLRTHPSFVAMATSILASFEFPAWTNYLAVAPISHVGGTKLPAVLHLGGKVTFMKGFDPEEVLATIERERITMSLLVPTMIYLLLDHPRLEKTDLSSLEYLLYGASPMSPTRLMEGLERIGPVFGQLYGQTEGYPISVLRKADHDRKRPDLFASCGFPCPNVQVRLLDEDLNEVADGEPGEICVRSGQVMDEYWNRPEQTAETFAGGWLHTGDIARADEQGYLYIVDRKKDMIVSGGFNVFPREIEDVLTSHPDVAMAAVIGVPDEKWGEAVKALIVPKAGVRPDPQALMQLVKEHKGAVQAPKSVDFVDEIPVTPIGKPDKKAIRAKYWPDSGRMVG
- the parC gene encoding DNA topoisomerase IV subunit A → MTEQTPPERENIQPVPLGEALSERYLAYALSTIVSRSLPDVRDGLKPVHRRLLYAMRLLRLDPDAGFKKCARIVGDVMGKFHPHGDSAIYDALVRLAQDFAVRYPLVEGQGNFGNVDGDNAAAMRYTEARLTEIAERLLEGIDEDAVDFQPTYDGEESEPIVLPSAFPNLLANGASGIAVGMATNIPPHNATELCEALELLIRKPSASVAELMEHVPGPDFPTGGILTEDRARIVEAYETGRGSLRLRARWEKEETGRGGYQIVVHELPYQVQKGKLVEKIAGLINDRKLPALADVRDESADDVRLVLEPRARTVDADALMEQLFRQTDLEVRFGLNMNVLDATRTPRVMSLKEALVAFLDHRHVVLERRTRHRLAKIADRLEVLGGYLVAFLNLDEVIRIIRTEDRPKEVLISRFELTERQAQAILDMRLRQLRKLEELELRKEHEALTAEQADLEALLADEKRRWKTIAGQIRELRKWLTERPDLGLRRTGFAEAPSEELAQAAEEILVEKEPITVICSEKGWIRAARGHIDPGSELKFKEGDRSRFVIQAQTTDRLLVVATNGRIFTLPCDRLPGGRGHGEPIRLMVDMDNEHDIVDLFVHKPGRKRLIASDAGRGFVFAEDEVLASTRNGKQVLNVGAGEEAKCAVPVPAESDMVAVIGENRKLLVFPLEELPEMTRGKGVMLQRYRDGGLADIKCFAKADGLTWTTASGRVMREDDLMGWLGKRASAGRLPPRGFNKSGRFG
- the soxX gene encoding sulfur oxidation c-type cytochrome SoxX encodes the protein MLAPLFVIAFASRPAAACGHPVAAYEVSEGGVIERPLCGLAGDAERGRAVVAGRRGNCLACHAAPIPEEPFHGTIGPPLHGVGAVFSAGELRLRLVDSTRVNRATVMPPFHRVEGLRGVRRDRAGQPILSAREIEDVIAYLLTLTEDAPADETR
- a CDS encoding (2Fe-2S)-binding protein, translated to MTTLKINGATKSVDVPADTPLLWVIREHLRMTGTKFGCGKGLCGACTVHIDGVATRSCVTPVEAAEGVEITTIEGLDPNGQHPVQKAWIAEQAPQCGYCQSGQIMTAAAFLAENRNPSEDDIVNAMTGNLCRCMAYTRIKKAVARAAADMA
- a CDS encoding thiosulfate oxidation carrier complex protein SoxZ, whose protein sequence is MAGTDRRIHVPERVRRGEVFMVRTLARHPMEPGVRFDAGNLIVHPRHILQAVTAFYNGVEVFSADWFSSVSANPYLSFHLKAVDSGLIEVIWISDYNARSSASARIEVV
- the recO gene encoding DNA repair protein RecO yields the protein MEWTDQAIVLSTRRHGETSAIVSLLTRERGRHAGLLRGAGSRRLRGVVMPGNEVRASWRARIADHLGTVHVEPAMSRAGFIMDDAARLAALSSACALLDQGLMEREAHPALYNATAVLFDALAAATDDWAEAYFAWELGFLAELGFGLDLEKCAGDGRRENLGYVSPKSGRAVSLEAGAPWREKLLPLPRFLVGERGRPIANHPRTDLADAAQLTGHFLERHVFSHESKGMPAVRGRFVEILLREITTSGDLNP
- a CDS encoding xanthine dehydrogenase family protein molybdopterin-binding subunit, which encodes MTKQEKIALSRRGFLVGSMAVGTLTMGYALMGGPLGIREAMAQGSFAPNVWFDMDSHGKVTVNITKAEMGQHVGTPLAQALAEELDVPWENVSIRYVSTAPQYGLFVTGGSWSVNWTFDQMSRAGAAGRIALVEAAAKMFGVPASELSTEDGMVVHAGSGRKISYGALVGQGVEPRQFSEEELKAIQLKDPNTWRYVNQSVPALDIPAKTNGSAQFGLDVFVDGMVYGTPKVPPVRYGAKVTSVDESAAKQVAGYQGHVVIEDPTMTTTGWVVALADSYPQAVKARDALKVAYDEGPTAKVSSADILKEAEELQKSGKGAQLFVMDGDSVAAIKGAKTTHEATYTTQLNIHAPLEPLNAVVEVKDGVYHIHTGNQFQTLALGLVPAALQIEPTQVVVHQYLLGGGFGRRLESDYIVVAALTAKSAGKPVKLIYSREADSLMDFTRTITHQVLRGGASDGKMVGMEQQVVSAWATARQAPAFLADSADKSGKVDPFSINGSDHWYTIPNQTVRTIKSELAQAATPAGQLRSVAPGWTFWAVECFLDEMAHKAGIDPLKFKLAMLDATGKNAGTAPMSVGGAKRLANVLQMAADKAGYGGSMPSGTGVGLAAVSAQERATPTWTACAAQVAVDKSTGEFDIQKLTLVIDVGTAVNPDGVRAQVEGGALWGVSLATKELATMENGAIQQDNFDTYTPLRMEDMPELDVTVLSTGHYPVGAGEPGVTVTAPAIANAIFAASGARVRDLPITPEKVKAALG